A stretch of Myxococcus hansupus DNA encodes these proteins:
- a CDS encoding SDR family oxidoreductase has product MHWKTSDIPSQQGRLAVVTGTGGLGLEDALALARAGGEVIIAGRNPRKGTDAVAQVLAEVPTASVRFEQVDLASLASVEDFATRLRSQTDKVDLLINNAAVMTPPKREQTSDGFELQFGTNYLGHFALTARLLPLLRKSRHARVVSLSSVAARDGKMDFDDLQSQRGYTPMKAYGQSKLACLLFAFELQRRAEANQWGITSIAAHPGISRTDLLHNAPGRWSAAGISRSLFWFLFQPASQGALPTLYAATSPDAKGGGYYGPDTLNEMRGFPAPSKVPPRAREEAAAQRLWRESEQLTRVSFG; this is encoded by the coding sequence ATGCACTGGAAGACCTCCGACATCCCCTCTCAGCAAGGCCGCCTCGCTGTCGTCACCGGTACCGGAGGGCTCGGGCTCGAAGACGCGCTCGCCCTGGCACGAGCCGGTGGCGAGGTCATCATCGCCGGACGCAACCCGCGGAAGGGTACCGACGCCGTCGCCCAGGTGCTCGCCGAGGTGCCGACCGCGAGCGTGAGGTTCGAGCAGGTCGACCTCGCGAGCCTCGCATCGGTGGAGGACTTCGCCACGCGGCTACGGAGCCAGACGGACAAGGTCGACCTACTCATCAACAACGCCGCGGTGATGACGCCGCCGAAGCGCGAGCAAACGTCCGATGGCTTCGAGTTGCAGTTCGGAACGAACTACCTTGGCCACTTCGCGCTGACGGCGCGCCTGCTGCCGCTGCTGCGCAAGAGCCGTCATGCGCGCGTCGTCTCCTTGTCGAGCGTCGCCGCGCGCGATGGAAAAATGGACTTCGACGACCTGCAGTCGCAGCGCGGCTACACGCCGATGAAGGCCTACGGCCAGTCGAAGCTCGCGTGCCTGTTGTTCGCCTTCGAGCTGCAGCGCCGCGCCGAAGCGAATCAGTGGGGAATCACCAGCATCGCAGCCCACCCAGGCATCTCGCGCACCGACCTTCTGCACAACGCCCCGGGCCGCTGGAGTGCCGCTGGCATCTCGCGCTCGCTCTTCTGGTTTCTGTTCCAACCCGCTTCGCAGGGCGCACTGCCGACGCTCTACGCCGCGACGTCTCCCGACGCGAAGGGCGGCGGCTACTATGGGCCCGACACGCTGAATGAGATGCGTGGCTTCCCAGCGCCCTCGAAGGTTCCTCCCCGCGCCAGGGAGGAGGCAGCCGCCCAACGTCTGTGGCGTGAGTCGGAACAGCTCACGCGCGTCTCCTTCGGGTAG
- a CDS encoding Dyp-type peroxidase: MLELDDIQSGVLRPRPSPYVATYILLRIDDARAGRELMRRLCSAVNTTAQPDNPDADCWLSVALTYSGLEALGVPRDSLASFAWEFQQGMVARAKALGDDGESSPEHWEAPLGTRDVHVVLTALSPGQAQLEAALERARQALHELGGVTAIWRQDCHALSTGKEPFGFKDGISHPAVEGSGIPGSNPHEAPLKAGEFVLGYPDETGSLPPMPWPDALGRNGTYIAFRKLHQRVAAFRQYLKATATSQTDEELLAAKMMGRWRSGAPLALCPHHDAPDLGADSARNNAFLYSDDPTGYKTPPASHVRRANPRDAAVAGVVRLHRMIRRGTAYGPELPEGALEDDGAERGLMFAFIGTHLGRQFEFVQSEWVNGGDFLGLGDAKDPLAGANDGKGVFSIPKRPIPRRLKGLPRFVVTRGGEYGFMPGLRALRWLADLRT, encoded by the coding sequence ATGCTCGAACTGGATGACATCCAAAGCGGCGTGCTGCGGCCCCGCCCTTCTCCGTACGTCGCGACCTACATCCTCCTCCGCATCGACGACGCGAGGGCGGGACGGGAGTTGATGAGGCGCCTCTGCTCGGCGGTGAACACGACCGCCCAGCCGGACAATCCGGACGCGGACTGCTGGCTCAGCGTCGCGCTCACCTACTCCGGACTCGAGGCGCTGGGCGTGCCGCGAGACTCCCTGGCCAGCTTCGCGTGGGAGTTTCAGCAAGGAATGGTCGCTCGGGCCAAGGCGCTGGGAGATGACGGAGAGAGCAGTCCCGAACACTGGGAAGCTCCGCTGGGAACGCGCGATGTCCATGTCGTGCTGACAGCGCTGTCGCCGGGGCAGGCCCAACTCGAGGCCGCGCTGGAGCGCGCGCGACAGGCACTGCACGAGCTTGGCGGTGTCACGGCGATCTGGCGCCAGGACTGCCACGCCCTGAGCACCGGCAAGGAGCCGTTTGGATTCAAGGACGGCATCAGTCATCCGGCCGTCGAAGGGAGCGGCATTCCCGGAAGCAATCCTCACGAGGCGCCGCTCAAGGCCGGTGAGTTCGTTCTCGGCTACCCCGATGAGACGGGCAGCCTCCCTCCGATGCCCTGGCCTGACGCCCTGGGGCGAAATGGAACGTACATCGCCTTCCGCAAGCTTCATCAGCGGGTGGCCGCGTTCAGGCAGTACTTGAAGGCCACCGCGACCTCCCAGACGGACGAGGAGCTCCTGGCGGCCAAGATGATGGGGCGGTGGCGAAGCGGCGCGCCGCTGGCGCTGTGCCCCCACCACGATGCTCCGGACCTGGGTGCCGACTCGGCGCGGAACAACGCCTTCCTCTATTCAGATGACCCGACGGGCTACAAGACGCCTCCCGCGTCGCATGTCCGGCGAGCGAACCCTCGGGACGCTGCCGTCGCGGGCGTGGTCAGACTCCACCGGATGATTCGGCGCGGAACGGCCTATGGGCCCGAGCTGCCCGAGGGCGCCCTCGAGGATGACGGTGCCGAGCGAGGGCTGATGTTCGCCTTCATCGGCACGCACCTGGGACGGCAGTTCGAGTTCGTGCAGTCCGAATGGGTCAACGGAGGTGACTTCCTCGGGCTGGGCGATGCGAAGGACCCGCTGGCCGGCGCGAACGACGGAAAGGGCGTGTTCTCCATCCCGAAGCGGCCCATCCCCAGGCGCCTGAAAGGCCTCCCGCGGTTCGTGGTCACCCGTGGCGGCGAGTACGGCTTCATGCCCGGGCTCAGGGCCCTGCGGTGGCTCGCGGACCTGCGGACCTGA
- a CDS encoding aldo/keto reductase family oxidoreductase — protein sequence MTDSHIADSYRLGAHSVRRLGYGAMQLAGPGVFGPPKDRKAAVAVLREAVAQGVNHVDTSDIYGPHVTNEIIREALHPYREGLVIATKVGAVRGPSGSWEPAFSAADIERAVHDNLRNLGLDVLDVVNLRAMFSAAGPAEGSIEAPLTALVELQRRGLVRHIGLSNVTAAQIAEGRKLTEIVCVQNQYNLAHRGDDAIIDQLAALRIAYVPFFPLGGFSPLQSSALDTVAARLGATPMQVALAWLLRRSPNVLLIPGTSSIAHLRENLASASIVLSTEDLATLNGLAERA from the coding sequence ATGACCGATTCCCACATCGCAGACAGCTACCGTCTCGGCGCTCACTCCGTTCGCCGTCTTGGCTACGGCGCCATGCAGCTCGCGGGCCCCGGCGTCTTCGGCCCTCCCAAGGATCGCAAGGCCGCGGTCGCGGTGCTGCGAGAGGCCGTCGCTCAGGGCGTCAACCATGTGGACACCAGCGACATCTACGGTCCTCATGTCACGAACGAAATCATCCGCGAGGCGCTGCATCCGTATCGCGAGGGGCTGGTCATCGCCACGAAGGTCGGCGCCGTGCGCGGCCCGTCGGGGTCCTGGGAGCCCGCTTTCTCCGCCGCCGACATCGAGCGCGCGGTTCACGACAACCTGCGCAACCTCGGCCTGGACGTGCTCGACGTCGTGAACCTTCGCGCGATGTTCAGCGCGGCGGGGCCCGCCGAGGGCTCCATTGAAGCGCCGCTGACCGCGCTCGTCGAGCTTCAGCGCCGCGGGCTGGTCCGGCACATCGGCCTGAGCAACGTCACGGCCGCGCAGATAGCCGAGGGACGCAAGCTCACGGAGATTGTCTGCGTGCAGAACCAGTACAACTTGGCACACCGCGGCGACGACGCCATCATCGACCAGCTCGCCGCGCTCCGCATCGCGTATGTGCCGTTCTTCCCGCTCGGCGGGTTCTCACCGCTCCAGTCCAGCGCGCTCGACACGGTGGCCGCCCGGCTTGGCGCTACGCCGATGCAGGTGGCGCTCGCGTGGCTCTTGCGGCGCTCTCCCAATGTGCTGCTGATTCCTGGCACGTCCTCCATCGCGCACCTCCGGGAGAATCTCGCGAGCGCCTCAATCGTCTTGAGCACTGAGGATTTGGCCACGCTGAACGGGCTTGCCGAGCGAGCCTGA
- a CDS encoding LysR family transcriptional regulator, translating to MDDLADLTAFLTVAREGGFRRAARVAGTSASRMGDAVRRLEARLGVRLLHRTTRSVTPTDAGARLLERITPALGEVRAALDVVNDFRDRPAGRLRLNVPTAAARLVLPHIVPPFLAKYPDICLEVTAEERIVDVVAEGFDAGVRYEEWLEKDMVAVPIGPRVQRFAAAAAPEYLSRRGRPTHPHELLEHACLRWRFSNGPLLPWEFARNGKTVKVEPKGPLVAGFGGTTELAVDAAVAGCGIIYLFEDWLRPHIDRGALVPVLQPWWLSFSGPFLYYPSRRHLPAPLRAFVDFVKSAPPATTTTAPGPSRTRPGS from the coding sequence ATGGATGACCTCGCAGACCTCACCGCCTTCTTGACGGTCGCCCGTGAAGGCGGCTTTCGCAGGGCCGCCCGTGTGGCGGGGACCAGCGCGTCGCGGATGGGCGACGCGGTTCGTCGACTGGAAGCCCGACTTGGCGTTCGGCTGCTCCATCGCACCACCCGCAGCGTCACGCCCACCGATGCGGGAGCACGCCTGCTCGAGCGCATCACCCCGGCGCTCGGTGAAGTGCGCGCCGCGCTGGACGTGGTCAATGACTTCCGCGACCGCCCCGCGGGCAGGCTGAGACTCAACGTGCCAACCGCCGCTGCACGGCTCGTCCTTCCGCACATCGTGCCGCCCTTCCTCGCGAAGTACCCCGACATCTGCCTCGAGGTGACCGCCGAGGAGCGCATCGTCGACGTGGTCGCCGAAGGCTTCGACGCTGGCGTCCGCTATGAGGAATGGCTCGAAAAGGACATGGTGGCGGTGCCCATCGGCCCGCGCGTGCAGCGATTCGCCGCGGCCGCGGCCCCCGAATATCTTTCACGCCGTGGCCGTCCCACACATCCCCATGAACTGCTCGAACACGCGTGCTTGCGATGGCGCTTCTCGAACGGGCCGCTGCTCCCATGGGAGTTCGCACGAAACGGAAAGACCGTCAAAGTCGAGCCGAAGGGCCCGCTGGTCGCAGGCTTCGGCGGCACCACGGAGCTCGCGGTGGATGCCGCCGTGGCCGGATGCGGCATCATCTATCTGTTCGAGGACTGGCTGCGCCCCCACATCGACCGGGGAGCCTTGGTTCCCGTGCTCCAACCGTGGTGGCTGAGCTTTTCCGGACCCTTCCTCTACTACCCCAGCCGTCGACACCTGCCGGCGCCGCTGCGGGCCTTCGTGGACTTCGTGAAGTCAGCGCCCCCAGCTACGACGACCACCGCACCAGGGCCCAGCAGAACACGGCCAGGTTCATGA
- a CDS encoding alpha-mannosidase, producing MNSEQTLAQSLGIPEEATQVVVCEMAGHFDWDWQVPFLNYYQTGGGNHPPVQNSLESALNYMQDNSPAYRYSICEMSYLEKFVSGDSSRLAQLKAQGDQLSFSGAGITSAENLVTHGEAFIRNYLLGRRFVEQTFGPRKIQHLWIPDDFGSDSQLPIAVKAMGYDGAAFWRIPGDGAKIPSKDANELAPASLLHKQSVDFTWTARDGSAMTAHWLYAGYCQGNSKDGAPVTQSTLNGYANGPTAGKGRPFEFPTRYQFVPIDCDFEAPYPNLSSAIQTWNEKNRASGKWMLQASYQTYVALRDEALKRNGQRLTEHKRFVPNPYWTGCYASHPGLKQGHFSATRALLAAEPLVLILGKLQATVGREALTNGQTSDTAPYAQGGLGFWEGVASTLRRRLDEAWRLLTCSTHHDFVPGTAPDPVYRSEQRPQLAIAQAAAREVLDSSLRSVAQAIATRPQEGEQAFCVYNPVALQRSAPVELELAPWLTLTAARTSSQSGLAFQRVDATHWLVQVPDAPSLGYTSLYVTTAPFEPSKDLLPDLSPWTTGQDVVLSTRQVRVTLNGETGDIKSLHDLGTRPTTNLLPNAGNQLVFYNDQGGLYVFGMEAYGADSIGLTFAPLEPTSTSTRLQVLEQGALRQRVRAITTYALPLGSGSTAVTVVREYELLEGEPVLRMRTIGAAPSFTSVMARFGLGEAIQSLEHGTALYWDDNRPRLYFKASKYNPASTQMTFEATHGFVQARGHDGGRALGFLHAATPAWAIENPASMLGGDAQPAGNDSTHVVACLMRNTPATGGNGASGSDAASHCVEYAVVVPSGLTAPSTGGPQRNAALYNGPLIAQAVPVDPAGTSPESLSLVSTEGSILVTAVKPGTNAPEQAVLRVLQLGAPDNGTLPQVQVTLGSELASAYQQGGPVVAGLQSALEKELDTPPTVTVDGATVSWTPDCAVSTLVLST from the coding sequence GTGAACAGTGAGCAGACCCTGGCCCAATCGCTGGGCATTCCCGAAGAAGCCACGCAAGTCGTCGTCTGTGAAATGGCCGGTCACTTCGACTGGGATTGGCAGGTCCCCTTCCTCAATTACTACCAGACTGGCGGCGGCAACCACCCGCCGGTGCAGAACAGCCTGGAGTCCGCGCTCAACTACATGCAGGACAACAGCCCGGCCTATCGCTACAGCATCTGCGAGATGTCCTATCTGGAGAAGTTCGTCTCGGGGGACTCGAGCCGGCTCGCGCAACTCAAGGCACAGGGCGACCAGCTCTCGTTCTCCGGTGCCGGCATCACCTCGGCAGAGAACCTGGTGACCCACGGTGAGGCCTTCATCCGGAACTACCTGTTGGGCCGGCGCTTCGTGGAGCAGACCTTCGGCCCGAGGAAGATCCAGCACCTGTGGATTCCCGACGACTTCGGCAGCGACTCGCAGCTTCCCATCGCCGTCAAGGCCATGGGCTACGACGGTGCCGCGTTCTGGCGCATTCCCGGGGACGGCGCCAAAATCCCCAGCAAGGACGCCAACGAGCTCGCCCCGGCCTCGCTGCTGCACAAGCAGTCCGTTGACTTCACCTGGACCGCGCGCGACGGCTCGGCCATGACCGCGCATTGGCTCTATGCGGGCTACTGCCAGGGCAACAGCAAAGACGGGGCGCCCGTCACCCAGTCGACGCTGAACGGCTACGCCAACGGGCCCACTGCGGGCAAGGGCCGTCCTTTCGAGTTTCCAACCCGCTACCAGTTCGTCCCCATTGATTGCGACTTCGAGGCGCCCTACCCAAACCTCAGCAGCGCCATCCAGACCTGGAACGAAAAGAACCGCGCGAGCGGCAAATGGATGCTCCAGGCGAGCTATCAGACCTACGTCGCCCTGCGCGACGAGGCCTTGAAGCGCAACGGCCAGCGCCTGACCGAGCACAAGCGCTTCGTGCCCAACCCCTATTGGACCGGGTGTTATGCCAGCCACCCCGGGCTCAAGCAGGGGCACTTCAGCGCCACCCGCGCGCTCCTGGCCGCCGAGCCGCTCGTCCTCATCCTCGGAAAGCTCCAGGCCACCGTGGGGCGGGAGGCCTTGACGAATGGACAGACCAGCGACACGGCGCCCTACGCCCAGGGCGGCCTCGGCTTCTGGGAGGGCGTGGCCAGCACCCTGCGCCGGCGCCTCGATGAGGCCTGGCGGCTGCTGACCTGTTCGACCCACCACGACTTCGTTCCGGGGACCGCGCCGGACCCCGTGTACCGCTCCGAGCAACGCCCCCAGCTCGCCATCGCCCAGGCGGCCGCGCGCGAGGTCCTCGACTCCTCGCTGCGCTCGGTCGCGCAAGCCATCGCCACCCGACCCCAGGAAGGTGAGCAGGCCTTCTGCGTCTACAATCCCGTCGCGCTCCAGCGCAGCGCCCCCGTCGAGCTCGAGCTCGCCCCCTGGCTGACCCTGACCGCCGCCCGCACGTCCTCGCAGTCGGGACTGGCGTTCCAGCGTGTCGACGCGACGCACTGGCTCGTGCAGGTCCCCGACGCGCCCAGCCTCGGCTACACCAGCCTCTACGTCACGACCGCCCCGTTCGAGCCGTCAAAGGACTTGCTGCCAGACCTGTCCCCGTGGACGACAGGGCAGGATGTGGTCCTCTCCACCCGTCAGGTCAGGGTGACCCTCAACGGAGAGACCGGTGACATCAAGTCCCTCCATGACCTGGGGACGCGTCCGACGACGAACCTGTTGCCCAACGCCGGCAACCAGCTCGTCTTCTATAACGACCAGGGCGGTCTCTATGTCTTCGGCATGGAGGCCTACGGCGCTGACAGCATCGGACTCACCTTCGCACCCCTCGAGCCCACCAGCACCTCCACCCGCCTCCAGGTGCTGGAGCAGGGAGCCCTGCGCCAGCGCGTGCGCGCCATCACCACCTACGCGCTTCCGCTCGGCAGCGGCTCCACCGCCGTCACCGTGGTGCGCGAGTACGAGCTGCTCGAAGGGGAGCCGGTGCTGCGCATGCGCACCATCGGCGCGGCCCCGAGCTTCACCTCCGTCATGGCGCGTTTCGGGCTGGGCGAGGCCATCCAGTCACTCGAGCACGGCACCGCGCTCTACTGGGATGACAATCGCCCGAGGCTCTACTTCAAGGCGTCCAAGTACAACCCGGCCTCCACCCAGATGACCTTCGAGGCCACCCATGGCTTCGTCCAGGCCCGCGGCCACGACGGCGGCAGGGCGCTCGGCTTCCTCCACGCGGCCACCCCCGCCTGGGCCATCGAGAACCCGGCCTCCATGCTCGGAGGAGACGCCCAGCCCGCGGGCAACGACTCCACCCACGTCGTCGCATGCCTGATGCGCAACACCCCGGCAACGGGCGGCAATGGCGCGTCGGGCAGTGACGCGGCCTCCCATTGCGTCGAGTATGCCGTGGTCGTTCCCAGTGGCCTGACGGCCCCCTCCACCGGTGGCCCCCAGCGCAACGCCGCGCTCTACAACGGGCCCCTTATCGCCCAGGCCGTGCCCGTGGACCCCGCGGGGACCTCGCCGGAGAGCCTGAGCCTCGTGTCCACCGAGGGGAGCATCCTGGTCACCGCCGTCAAGCCCGGAACGAACGCCCCGGAGCAGGCGGTCCTGCGCGTCCTTCAACTGGGCGCTCCCGACAACGGCACCTTGCCCCAGGTCCAGGTCACCCTGGGCTCCGAGCTGGCTTCGGCCTACCAGCAAGGTGGCCCGGTCGTGGCGGGGCTCCAATCCGCGCTGGAGAAGGAGCTTGATACGCCGCCCACCGTCACGGTCGACGGAGCGACAGTGAGCTGGACGCCGGACTGCGCCGTGTCGACCCTGGTCCTGTCGACCTAG
- a CDS encoding DUF3592 domain-containing protein, with the protein MWLLVLLPITGGTLAGDFLAVSTVFLQAGSATWPTVQGTITRSEVETVRSNKSISYRPLVAYTYSVDGQTYEGNKHRISSWSGGELEAAEAMVARYPIGASIPVYYRPSQPSTATLLPGLGNAELFLLMILLPFNLAALALCVIVARIWQPERPLVAPFFREDGSECVTLDVLGTDAWVAMALGGAAFLGPVVGGLSGAYNAPLFVGVGAWAVVIACGVLAGRLANSRLKSGHHDLRIDHPSRSLSLPPIAGRRRRFDVRWSDVRSLRVGEPVRGNQRGSETHYPLMLEYITADGEPHEETIARCTRQGQAEAMEQWLRTRLKLGEETPEARRPARAPAKTTGSSRA; encoded by the coding sequence ATGTGGCTCCTGGTCCTGTTGCCGATTACAGGCGGCACGTTGGCCGGGGACTTCCTCGCCGTTTCCACCGTGTTCCTTCAGGCGGGGTCAGCGACCTGGCCGACCGTGCAGGGCACCATCACCCGAAGCGAAGTGGAAACAGTCCGCTCGAACAAGAGCATCAGCTATCGCCCGCTGGTGGCCTACACCTATTCCGTCGATGGGCAGACCTATGAGGGGAACAAGCACCGCATCTCCTCTTGGAGCGGCGGGGAGCTCGAGGCCGCGGAGGCGATGGTGGCCCGCTACCCCATCGGGGCCAGCATCCCCGTGTACTACCGCCCCAGCCAGCCCTCCACGGCGACGTTGCTGCCGGGCCTGGGGAACGCAGAGCTGTTCCTGCTCATGATTCTGCTGCCCTTCAATCTGGCGGCGCTCGCGTTGTGCGTCATCGTGGCGCGAATCTGGCAACCGGAGCGGCCACTCGTGGCCCCCTTCTTCCGGGAGGACGGCAGCGAGTGCGTGACGCTTGATGTCCTGGGAACCGATGCCTGGGTGGCCATGGCCTTGGGGGGCGCCGCCTTCTTGGGCCCCGTGGTGGGAGGACTCAGCGGGGCCTACAACGCACCGCTGTTCGTGGGCGTGGGCGCATGGGCGGTCGTCATCGCCTGCGGCGTGCTCGCCGGCAGGCTGGCGAACTCACGGCTGAAGTCCGGGCACCACGACTTGCGCATCGACCATCCGTCGCGAAGTCTCTCCCTTCCGCCCATCGCCGGGCGGAGACGCCGGTTCGACGTACGGTGGAGCGACGTGCGGTCGCTCCGCGTCGGAGAGCCGGTTCGCGGGAACCAGCGGGGAAGCGAAACCCACTACCCACTCATGCTCGAATACATCACCGCCGACGGTGAACCGCACGAGGAGACCATCGCCAGGTGCACCCGCCAGGGACAAGCAGAAGCGATGGAACAGTGGCTGCGAACGCGCCTCAAGCTGGGTGAGGAGACGCCAGAGGCACGACGCCCCGCTCGCGCCCCTGCCAAGACGACTGGCAGCTCACGCGCTTGA
- a CDS encoding GNAT family N-acetyltransferase, with product MILRNVTEEDLPIFFEHQRDPEALRMAAFSSRERDAFMTHWRTTVLRPENVSRTIVMNGVVVGNIGSWEQESMRLVGYWIGREHWGQGIATRALSAFLALEPVRPLHAWVALHNLASIRVLEKCGFRTMLKEEPQHPDGVAEVLMRLEATQDANP from the coding sequence ATGATTCTCCGCAACGTCACCGAAGAGGACTTGCCCATCTTCTTCGAACACCAGCGCGACCCTGAAGCGCTGCGCATGGCCGCGTTCTCATCGCGGGAGCGCGACGCGTTCATGACGCACTGGCGCACCACGGTGCTCCGCCCCGAAAACGTCAGCCGGACCATCGTGATGAACGGTGTCGTCGTCGGGAACATCGGCAGTTGGGAACAGGAGTCCATGCGCCTCGTCGGCTACTGGATAGGGCGTGAGCATTGGGGCCAAGGCATCGCCACTCGGGCCCTCTCCGCGTTTCTCGCGCTCGAACCCGTCCGGCCGCTTCATGCGTGGGTCGCTCTTCACAACCTCGCGTCGATCCGGGTCCTCGAGAAGTGTGGCTTCCGAACGATGCTCAAAGAGGAGCCGCAGCACCCGGATGGCGTTGCGGAGGTCCTCATGCGGCTGGAGGCGACGCAGGACGCGAATCCGTGA
- a CDS encoding TetR/AcrR family transcriptional regulator, with product MPRPKLHSDEAILDAAMGVLLRSGPAGFTLNDVAVALGMSRAALIQRFKNKDTLYLRLMERSGVQRRDYLATFPVEVGPRGVWRFITDIVAGMGTGEGLESYLLLAWEDLRDVALRQMALERNLMVRDAITARLPRDLASREEVAAVLQDVIAGATMQWLVERKPSLTRYVLERVRRVLGLLFPQEPFELPKS from the coding sequence GTGCCCCGGCCCAAGCTGCACAGCGACGAAGCCATCCTCGACGCCGCCATGGGCGTGCTGCTGCGGAGCGGTCCGGCGGGCTTCACCCTGAACGACGTGGCCGTCGCGCTGGGGATGTCCCGCGCCGCGCTCATCCAGCGATTCAAGAACAAGGACACCCTGTACCTCCGCCTGATGGAGCGCTCCGGCGTGCAGCGGCGTGACTACCTCGCGACCTTCCCCGTGGAGGTCGGCCCGCGAGGCGTCTGGCGCTTCATCACGGACATCGTCGCGGGAATGGGCACGGGCGAAGGGCTCGAGAGCTACCTGCTCCTCGCCTGGGAGGACCTGCGGGATGTCGCGTTGAGGCAGATGGCGCTCGAGCGGAACCTCATGGTCCGGGACGCCATCACCGCGAGGTTGCCTCGCGACCTGGCCTCTCGGGAGGAAGTGGCCGCCGTCCTCCAGGACGTCATCGCCGGTGCGACGATGCAGTGGCTGGTGGAGCGGAAGCCCTCACTCACCCGCTACGTGCTGGAGCGCGTGCGCAGGGTGCTCGGCCTCCTGTTCCCCCAGGAGCCCTTCGAGCTTCCGAAGTCCTGA
- a CDS encoding alpha/beta fold hydrolase yields MTERMIETRGIRLCTESFGSPNDPPLLLVMGAVSSMKWWPDPLVERLVGAGRFVIRYDHRDTGRSTTQPPGPPRYTVDDLADDLIAVMDGYDLPRAHVVGMSLGGMLSQIVALKAPERVRSLTLIAAQFLGDMGFEPPPLSPALLAHFATMATLDWSHEAAVLDFMVEAGRLNSSERRPYDAALARRVAAGEFKRSLDIQSMMNHSSLTGGERWYNRTHELRAPLLVIHGALDPVVPHVHGEALSRAVAGARLVTLENAGHELHGADWPVIAEAIVAHTRLTR; encoded by the coding sequence ATGACCGAGCGCATGATTGAAACCCGCGGCATCCGGCTGTGCACCGAGTCCTTCGGTTCTCCGAACGACCCGCCCCTCCTCCTCGTCATGGGGGCCGTCTCGTCGATGAAGTGGTGGCCCGACCCGCTGGTCGAGCGGCTCGTCGGCGCGGGGCGGTTCGTCATCCGCTACGACCACCGGGATACCGGGCGCTCGACGACGCAGCCACCGGGGCCGCCTCGCTACACCGTGGATGACCTGGCGGACGACCTCATCGCCGTGATGGACGGCTACGACCTGCCGCGGGCCCATGTAGTGGGGATGTCGTTGGGCGGCATGTTGTCGCAGATTGTCGCGCTGAAGGCGCCGGAGCGGGTGCGCTCACTCACACTCATCGCGGCGCAGTTCCTCGGTGACATGGGCTTCGAGCCTCCACCGCTCTCCCCGGCGCTGCTCGCGCACTTCGCGACGATGGCCACTCTGGACTGGAGCCACGAAGCGGCGGTGCTCGACTTCATGGTGGAGGCGGGGCGGCTCAACTCCAGCGAGCGCAGACCCTATGACGCGGCCCTCGCGCGCCGCGTGGCGGCGGGGGAGTTCAAACGCTCGCTCGACATCCAGAGCATGATGAACCACTCGTCCCTCACGGGAGGAGAGCGCTGGTACAACCGCACCCACGAGCTTCGGGCGCCCCTGCTCGTCATCCACGGGGCGTTGGACCCCGTCGTGCCCCATGTTCACGGCGAAGCCCTGAGTCGGGCCGTGGCGGGTGCGCGGCTGGTGACGCTCGAGAACGCTGGGCACGAATTGCACGGGGCGGACTGGCCCGTCATCGCCGAGGCCATCGTCGCCCATACGCGGCTCACACGCTGA
- a CDS encoding class I SAM-dependent methyltransferase produces the protein MHEYDVIADWYASQRTGPMGVPEVSALATSLPAGAQVLDVGCGTGLPLTRVLLEHGCHVLGVDSSRVLLARFQANFPHVPVRCAPIQSCELQAEAFDAALAWGVLFHLRHEEQEQAIANIARALKPGAAFLFTSGDVHGSIDGAPMDGVPFRYHSYSVDGYRALLRANGLTLETTHTDPGGSVYFLSRKLGGSGARSPLSV, from the coding sequence ATGCACGAGTACGATGTGATCGCGGACTGGTATGCGTCCCAGCGCACAGGCCCCATGGGTGTTCCTGAGGTGAGCGCGCTCGCGACCTCGCTTCCGGCCGGCGCCCAGGTGCTGGACGTGGGCTGCGGCACGGGGCTGCCGCTGACGCGGGTGCTGCTGGAGCACGGCTGCCACGTGCTCGGCGTGGACAGCTCCCGTGTGTTGCTGGCGCGATTTCAAGCGAACTTCCCTCACGTGCCGGTGCGCTGTGCGCCCATCCAGTCGTGTGAGCTTCAGGCCGAGGCGTTCGACGCCGCGCTTGCCTGGGGCGTCCTGTTCCACCTGCGCCACGAAGAACAGGAACAGGCGATCGCCAACATCGCGAGGGCGTTGAAACCTGGCGCGGCGTTCCTCTTCACCTCGGGGGACGTTCACGGCTCCATCGACGGCGCGCCGATGGATGGCGTGCCATTCCGTTATCACTCGTACAGTGTCGACGGGTATCGCGCCCTGCTGCGCGCGAACGGGCTCACGCTGGAAACGACGCACACGGACCCAGGGGGGAGCGTCTACTTCTTGTCGCGCAAGCTGGGCGGAAGTGGCGCGCGCTCCCCGCTCAGCGTGTGA